ACAGTTGGCAGCAGGACACCCAACGGCAAGAGAACTATTGGTGGATCATCATCAGGCCAGTCCGCCAAGAGGGCCCGGCGCAGGACTGCAGACAGGCTGCCACTGGTCCAACACaacgcagaaaaaaaacagaaggagTCCACTAACGTCTCCCCCATTCTCCAGCAGCATAACAagacctcagtgtgtgtgtgctgaaacacacacacacacacacacacacacacacacacacacacacacacacacacacatacatatacataaacctGCTGCCTCCCACTGTCAACCTTGTCTCCAGTCGCATGTCTGTTCCTTTTGTTTGCAGTTGCACATTTTCACAGTGCAAACCAGCCTGGCTGTAGAGGTAAAGACTGGTCTTCTTGCTTAGCCCCAGTATAATACTCATTTGAAAGCTCTTGTTTTCACaagacattttgtcttttgtttgaaaATTCCCTCCAGAAATGCTGATTAAATTTGTGTCTCACTCCACCTCTTTCTGGTAACAGTTGTAAAAAATAAGTATGATTAATGATGCTGGTGTaaatattatgcattttataGTTGAGTAATGAGTAAGTGAAACTGTTCAtctaaaacaaatatatattttttatacattcttttaTTGTTTGATGATAAAACAGGAAGATTTAGATGAGCTCCACCATAGGTTTTCACTCTCTCCATATACCCTTGTGTGCACACCCtgtgttttaaacatatttatgtattttttatcctcatcattttttatttaatcactgGAGATTTGTCTTGAATATAAACTGAAGGTGCTGCTACAGTCTCAAACCAGTAAGCTACTACATTGTCTATATTgataaatgaaatatatgtattaaGTGTTGGTAGCGTTTACTTCTTTGTGAATATGCATTTGACACAACTCATCTGTTAAATTTCAAATAGTGAAaggtgttttaatttttaactgCACAATGCATCTGAAGGGATGGATCAACTGTCTTAATAACATTACAATGTTGTAATTTACTGTCATCACTTCCCCTGAGCCAGTTCCACCCATCCATATATCGGTAGTGATTTTCTGTGTTTCCGAGAATGCCTTGCAGCAGTCTTCTGCATCTGAAGCTTTTGCAGAAAGCTGTCTCTACAATGATGGATCTGTCCCTCTGCATCTGATACGTCCAGGTGGCTTTAAAACTGAGACATCCTTTAGTTCTGCGAGACCAACATAAAACCTGATGTTTACAATCAATGCTAATGATTATTTTGTGCTGCCAAACTTCCATTGTGGCTGCACTGGATGTATCAGTTGTCTATGTTGGACCACGAGAATAAGAAAATGTTTGTCCCAACAGACAGGATTATCTCACTAAACCAGTCTATCATGCTAATCTTGTTGGCAACAAAGTAATAGCTGTTCATTCCTTTTTGTTGAGGCTGACTCAGATTTCTTTAGCTTTCTCCTTCTACAAGCCATGTTCCCTCCATGCTGCAGctttctgaaaatatttttgcacTATTAGGCTGaccttaattacattttgaaaagtgttttattcccTTTGAAAATGGCGCAGCTAGGAATGGATGACCCAATGAAAACTCAGCAAATGTAAGATGTTTCAagtaaaataatcaattatctttttactttaaaaaaaagtcctcaTTAATCTGAGCAGAGCCTGCAGAACATGGCTATGCCCCCTTTTGCATCTGATGGTTTTGTTACTTGACCGTGTgtgatttaaatgaaaaatattcactGTAAGAGAATAATGAGCATTACATGAATAAGACATGTCTCTACATGTCTCTCAATCTTTGCAAAACCTTGTTACATACTGATTGATTTTCCCCGAGCTGCAATGAAGTGCAATTTATAACAAGAATTTGTAGCATTATGAATtggttaaaaaatattgtacaaGGAGTGATAATGTTGATGTTTGACATGTTCTCTCTGCAAATACAGTCTGTTACTTTCGCATCCTTGTatgattttacaaaaaaagacaataatgctaaaaatgcatttatttatttatttgtacaaacacaaacacaatttgtACACGCACATATATATTTccatatatacagtctatgttcgaAATGGAATTGTTAATGTTTGTCTGCCTGGAGACAACAGCAAACAGGTTTCAGAACAGAAATCCTTTCATCTATGAAGCAAACTTGATTTAAATGAAGGCTAAAATGAGAATTGGAAGAGAATTACCATTAATTATTACATGTTAAAGACTGATATGTTAGGTCTCCTCTGAGGTGAGGCACCACTGTTAGTGAGAACAAAGTGGTGAATCAGTGggataaaatgttattttctgatTATTTCATAGTTATTGCAGAATTGCATTATTTGAcacatgcagtaaatcacagtgtagccAATAATGAGTCACACAGCAGCCTAAAGGACTtcctcacagtgtgaagaggagTGAGCCACTGAACGTGTTCTGGCTGTATTCGTTCTCATAGAGAGAAAAGGTCTTTGGGAGAACCAGGTGGATTTcatctcctgccatcagctccaagacaacagagttagtcATATACTCATAACCCTCTTCTTCCTTGTTCTCCAAATTATACATGATCCTCTGGTTGTTCTTGTACACATGTACACCCATGTAACCTGTGCGATGACCACACATAGTGAACTGGAAGTAGTATACTCCTCTGACTGGTGCTGTGAAGAAACCTATAGAgcagaaaataattcaaaacaatgacaaatgtAGATTTACATGATGTTCATGTGACCTGCAATAAATTACCTGTAGCTGGATTGTAAGCGTCGCCAAAGTTGGTGAAGACTTTGTTGTATTTCAGCGTGATGTCTGTGTTGTATGGTCCAACATACGCCGATCCATTATTGAGCAGAGATGTGAAGAAGGCCACCTTTGGTCTCTCTGTTAACACACAATTCCAAGTATGTCATAAAATTTCATCTGgactatacagtatatatatatatatatatatatatatatatatatatatatatatatatatatatatatatatatgcactatgtgtgtgtggggccgTATTGGTCAAAATTTATTCTTCCCTCTCCcgtacacacatttttttgtgaatgtgagaagta
This is a stretch of genomic DNA from Centropristis striata isolate RG_2023a ecotype Rhode Island chromosome 4, C.striata_1.0, whole genome shotgun sequence. It encodes these proteins:
- the LOC131970600 gene encoding complement C1q-like protein 3 is translated as MRAAVVGLLLLLLGLCGSGAQGEVQDTVQTAKQNTPDIWAEIRALRVMLVELKKENSDLQSRVSSSESELLLSKSRIEQLEMEKGERPKVAFFTSLLNNGSAYVGPYNTDITLKYNKVFTNFGDAYNPATGFFTAPVRGVYYFQFTMCGHRTGYMGVHVYKNNQRIMYNLENKEEEGYEYMTNSVVLELMAGDEIHLVLPKTFSLYENEYSQNTFSGSLLFTL